The DNA region GGCGTACAACGATCGAACACAGAAGGTCGCATGACTTCGTGGTGGGTGGGAATCAAATCATCAAAATCGTtacattttcatcatctttttcAGTATTGCCACACGCTTTCCGACACTGTAGCGTTTCCTTCGAGGGTGACTGTGCTCCGGCGCCGGAGCGGTTGCGGGATCGACCCTGAGCGCATGTGGCCACGTTGATGCTGTGAACGCGCAGTTGCTCTTGCTGCTGCATCATCAGTAGTTGAATGAGCAGATAATGTTAAAGCGCTTTGAGTACCTTGGTGGTACAAAAGCGCTAAAAAAAAAGCGCAAGCCCGTTTATGTCATAGTCGTCATGGTAACAGTCACTAATCACATGAGTGAAGTTGAATCACTCCGAGTGTTGGGGAGTAACTAAATGAAATGCACACATTTATATCTACTCCCGGTTAGAAAGTCACTCCATGGAGGTCTGAACagcaaaatatgggacctttaaaacTGTTCCCCCTCATCATGGTTTTTAGAATAGCATTCAAATAATATTaaatccattaatccattttctttgccgattatcctcaaaagggccgcggcgagtggtggagcctatcccagttgttaacaggcaggaggcggggtacaccctgaagtggttgtcagccaatcgcaggacacacagagacagacaacagccgcactcacaatcacacctaggggcaatttagagtctccaattaaggttgcatgttttttttggaatgtgggaagaaaccgaagtgcctggagggaacccacgtaggcacggggagaacgtgcaaactccacacaggcgggtctgggattgaacccgggacctcagaactgtgatgccaatgctttaccagctgtgccaccgtgccacctaataTCAAATCCAAAtatgaaaatcatattttaataattttaaaaaaacagcagcacagtggatcagctggtaattGGCACCTAACATTAAATCCCAAcatgaaaatcatattttaataattttaaaaaacggGGCGGAACAGTAGAGGAGCtggtaaagtattggcctcacagttctgaggacctgggttcgataccggctctgcctgtgtggagttgggatgttctctccatgcctctgtgtgttttctccgggaacttcggtttcctcccacatcccaaaaacacccaacattaattggtcactctaaattgcccaaaggtgtgattctgagtgcggctgtttgtctcgatgtgccctgcgattggctggcaaccagttcagggtgtaacttgcctcctgcccgttgacagctgggattggctccagcactcctcgtgaccctcgtgaggataagcggcaaagaaaatggacggattaatggaaaaaaaaaacaatgatggcTGATGTGAAGCGCATTCGTGTGATATGACATCAGGACCAGGGCGAGGTGATCGACAAGCACACTCAGGCGGGCCTGGACCTGGTAGAGCGCTACATCAAGTTCGTCAAGGAGCGCACCGAGATCGAGCAGAGCTATGCCAAGCAGCTCAGGTGCGGGCCGCCCGccttgcgtgcgtgtgtgcgtgtcacTGTGCGACGGCGTAACGTCTGACTGCGTCTGTTGCAGGAGTCTGTCAAAGAAGTACGCAAAGAAAGGAAGCAAAGATGAACAAGACTGCAGGTGGCAACACAACTACAGCAGTAGCCACTGGATGGTcattgtgtgtttgcgtgtcttcaaggttttggtttgtgtgtctcTTTTAGTCGTGTCAGTGTGTTTTCATGTTAAGGTTGTGTGCATATTCATGTTGAGGTTGCGTGTTTGCAGTGTTTAGGTTGGTGCTCTGTTTTCAGGTTGTGAGCGTGTATGTTTGTGAGTCCATGTTAAGGTTGTGGGTTTATGTAATTAGGTTCTATACGTTTTTGTTGTATTCAAGTTTTCACTGTTtttgctggggtttttttttttgtgtcttcagtttgtgtgtgttcaggtTCCatctttgtgtatttgtgtcaaagttgtgtgtgtatgcattcGGATTATGgctatttgtatttgtttttatattctgTGTGTGGGCGTTTCCGTCTTCaggttgtgttttgtgtttgtgccttcagtttgtgtttttgttgtgttcaaGCTGTTTGTTGTGTCATCAGatccagtgtgtgtttgtggccttgagttgtgtgtttgtgttcaaagtCGTTGTTGTGTGTTCAGGTTGTCTATTTGTGCCATTACATTGTGGGTCTACTTTTGTTCTATGTTCAAGTTGTTTGTTGTGTACTTTGGGTCCTCTGTGATGTTTTGtgtcttccatttgtgtgcatgcgttttcatgtacattttttttgtgtgtgtgttcaggttGTGTTTAGGTTTTTGTTCTCagattgtgtgtgtatttatgttctgtttttttgttgtgttttcaggttgtgtgttgttattgtttgtgtGGAGGGTccacgtttgtgtgtgtttccaaGGTCTTCTATGTATGTATCTTTGGATTATTGTCGTGTTAATTGTGTTTAAGGTGTGTTCAAAGTATGTTCTGTCTTTGTATTTaagttttttgtatttgtgtcttCAGAGTgaagttgtgttgttgtttgtttaggtaaaaatattgttttgtgtttttgtttcttaaaGTTGTGTTTGTGCTTTGTTGTTCAGGCTGTGAATTTGTGTCCTCGTGCTCAGGTTGTGTGATTTTGTTTTCGAGTTTACGTTGCACGTTCATGTTTgtcgtcaaatgtttttgttcaggttgtgtctttgtgtatgtgtgatTCTTCATATTGTGCGCTGATAGCATGATTTGTTTTGCGCGTTCATCTCACGAGTTGTGTGCGGCGTGGGCGCTGCGTTCAGGTTCAGCAACCACGCCGCATTGCAGGAGATCCTGAACGAGTTAAACGACTACGCGGGCCAGCGGGAGTTGATCGCCGAGAACATGATGACCAACATCTGCGTGGAGCTCATCAAGTTCCTGCAGGACCTCAAACAAGACCGCAAAGCGGTGAGGGAAACACGCGGAACAGTTGGCCGAGCAACGATGGTCACTGAACGCATCGTGTTGCCTTCACAGCACCTTTCTGACGCCAAGCGAGCCCAACAGAACCTGGAAAGCAGCTTCAAGCACCTGGAAAGTGTAAGTCACGTGTGCTCAAGTTAGTGTAGTTTttctcaatgtgtgtgtgtttttcagattgtgtgtttatgtggtTAGAGATTTTTTGTTGtgcatgtctgttttttttttttttttttttaatcactggtTCAGTTTGGTGATTGTGTCTTCAGGTTGTATTGTTATGTattatttgtgtgcgtgtgtgtgtgtatgcacgcAGACAAAGCGTCGCTTCGCCAAGGAGTGGGCGGAGGCTGAAAAAGCAACGCAACAGGCCGAGAAAACGGAGAACGACGCGAACACCACAAAGATCGACGTTGATAAagtaaacacgcacacacacgcgcggtTCAATACTGAGAGAGAAGCATTCGCGCTGATAATATTGGCTGTCCCAGAAAGTATCGGGTCACCTCTAAGAGACTAACAGTTAGTGTCTTCGCCGTAATATTGTAGTTATAAAAAAGGTGTGAATGCTGAAAGGAGACCATTCACATGAATGAGATTGTGTGCCCAAAAGAGTTTTGTGTGGATTTTGAGGGACTGTGAACCTCTCATATAGAAAATACTAGAGggtgggtgtcaaactcaaggcctgggggccagacctggccccccatgtgattttatgtggcccgcgaaggcaaatcatgtgtgtgtcaacttccttgattcttgtgaaaacctgtaccaaaatttcaagttgtcatatatcataaatgataacttggcgatataagcatttttgtgttaccaaacaccttgatttctgatcccaaaaggagttcataaattatgtatgtaaatatgatggggtgATTATTATGAGGAGATTTTTATGGGCTCAAcagtgtggcccgtgacaaaaatgactttggcaCCGGTGCACTAGAGCACAATACAGCGATGTGAACAAATGTCGGAATGCTGAGAGATCCTCAGTTACGAGCATAATATTATGCTAAAATGTGTTGGGTACTGAAAGGcaaatgtatactgtataacGTGGTGGTGATATATTGTTATTGTGGGAATGCTGAGGTGCaatcattcacaatcacactgtgGTGGAGGCTGTGAGATGAGCATTCACAGCAGTACTAtaatatgtcaaaaatattgTAGCAGATGCTGAGGATTCAGTCACGTTATtatggtgtaaaaaaaatgtgctgaaaTCTGAAATTCAAGCACTCACCTCAGAAGTATTCACAGTAatgctgttttaaaaatgttattcagGGCATGCCTAGAGACTATCATCCATTGTACTAAAGACTTTGACTTTGTTGTCATTATTCTTCTTCCACCAAAGGCGAAGCAGCACGCGCACGCCCGCACACACACGGCGGAGGAATGCCGCAACGACTATGCCGCACAACTGCAGAAGTACAACAAGGAGCAGAACCACTACTACTACACCGAGATACCGCAAATATTCAACGTGAGAACATCATAATAATGATAGTGGTCAGTGTACAGCTTGTAGAGCAATGTCAGTTTACCGTCCTGTCAAAATAACTCCACTCAGAGTTGGACTCATTACTGTCCAAACCGCTGACAACAAAAGCGAGTACACCCCTCAGTGAAAACGTTctaatgcacaggtgtcaaactcaagccccgggGGCCGTATCCGGCCCTccatatggttttatgtggcccgcgaaggcaaatcgtgtgtgtcaacttccagggTTTGTGTTAAGATTTCAAATTGCCTTGTCATAAATAGCaactttgagatattgcaagcatttttgtgttaccaaacatgaacaatagtcgaAAAACCCATtgaccttgatttctgattccaaatcagtgtaaagataatgaggcaattaaaattttttgtttcacagtcataacggccctcagagggaaaccacaactacaatgtggcccgtggcaaaaatgagtttgacacccctgtaatGGGACCCGCTTAGCCATTCTTCCACCTTGTTGTCATGTGACTCGTTAGTGTTACAAAGTCTCAGGTGCGACTCGGGAAGGGGTGTGTTCAATTTAGTGTTACTGCACCCACAGTCATACTGGTCACTGGAAGTTCAATACGGCACATCCCGGCAATAAGTACGGAAGTTGCTGCGAAGTCTCCGTGAACTCGCGGTGACGTCTCCGTCACGTCTCCGGCATGTTTTGAAGATGCCGCAGAGACCTCGCGGAGACGTCACCTCAGCCGAGACTCGGGAAAAGTCTTGAAAAGGTCacaggaaaaataaatcaaacgtgTTTAAATTTACCGTGAGTCTCCACCAACCTAGCAAGTTGGCAGGAGACGTGGCGGGGACGGTAGCTCGAGTCCCCATCAGGTCCCCAACTAGTCTCTTGTTGTCCCAAAAGGAAGTTTCCTCTAAAGATAAGTCACAAGAAAGCCCGCAAAAACTTTGCTGAAGACAAGCACACTaaagaaatggatgaatagaacAAAGGCCCGTGATCTGCTGAGACCCGCATGCAGGGCATTGTGGGTAAGCGCCAGGTGACGTTGCGTGTCCGCCTGTGCGTAGAAGCTGCAGGATCTAGACGAGAGGCGGATTCGTCGTCTGGCGGAAGGATACTGCCAGTTCTCCGACTTGGAGAAGAAGGTGCAGCCCATCATCTCCAAATGCTTGGAGGGAATCTCGGCAGCCGGAGCAAAAGTCGACGCAAAGCAGGCCAGTTGCACCCCGACACGCGacaaatactatatatatattcaagctgtgcctgtgtgtgtgtgtgtttacattcaAGTTGTGTTGAGTGGGTTTTTGTGTTAGGTTGACTCTTTGTGTTGTGAGTTAATGTGTTCATctagtgtgtttgtgttgtgtttttttgttggtttacGTCAAGATTGCGTGTGTTTGCGTCTTCATGTTCACGGTgggtgtcaaaaacacacaaagattttGTCTCGGGGAGTTGTGGCCGCTCcagtacaaaaatatacattttgtacattttgagaaaaaaacagttcagagtgtaagccggtgacagctgggataggctccggcatttccacgacccttgttaggataagcggctcaaaaaaatcACGGCTATTTTTAAGATATAAAATCACACTACGGCGAGTCGCTGAGAAATGAAAGATTACGGTAACGCTaatacattttttcccttttttgacgattgtgcaaatggtccAGCTTGTTCTGCAGCACACGATTGGTCAGTTTTGCTCTCACCAACAAATGTGCATTTCTGTGttcctgtttgtgttttgtgtcaataTTGTTTGGTGTTCTTTGTTTGATTGTGTGCTTGTTTTGAGGCTATATATTCAGATGTTTGGTTAATGTGTCGGGCTTGCATTTTTGTCTTCAAGTTCAGAGTGCGGTTTCATATCGTGTGCTGTGCtcaggttgtgtgtgtgtgtttgacttCATGTTCAGATTGTGTGTTAATGTGTTCAGCGTGTTTGTGTCTTCAAGTATCGCCTTCCTGTGttcatgttgtgtttttgttcaggTGGTGTGTTAATGAGTTCAAGgtgtgcgcgcgcacgcacTTATTTTGTCGATCTCGGTCCCGTCAGGACTCGGTCGTGTTCGTGGAGCAGCACAAGTCGGGCTTTGAGCGTCCTTCCGACGTGGAATTCGAGGACTACACGCAGGGAATCAAAGCGGCCAGCTCCGACTCCAGCCACAACCTTCCCAAATTTCGCTCCAAGCTTTGGCCAATAAGCAGGAAGCACAAGGTGATTGCGCGCACGTGCACCTGGATTGGTTGTTTTGCACACGTCAGTCAACACGATTGGTCCATCACATCGCTTACTCGTCTTCCATTAAGCGTAAAATGTGCGATTGGTCATCGTCATTACATCATTAGTCATTTGTCATCAGTGGTGAGGTTATATAGgaatcatttttcacatttgtgtcCTTGTAAGCCCAGTTATGGTCACGGTATTTAAAGATTGCTTTCGTTAAATGCGACCCTAACCCTCTTGGATGGTTGCCACGACGACAGCTTCAAAATCCACACACCcgcgcgtgcgcacacacaaacacgcgagaaagaaagaatgctgAAAAGTGAGTGCCCTTGTAAAACAAAGTGCACATTCCTGTGGTTTCCCCCGCGGGGCCATCCTAATTCCTGCACTGACTTGTTTCCTCTCCACACAACAGCACACAAACAGCACCTGGAAAACACGCAGCGTTGCAGAGAATGGgacgttttacattttttcatgtctgtgtgcgtatgtgtatgtgtgtgtgtgtgtgtgtgtgtgtgtgtgagacgctGAAATGAACGATGCTGTCTTTCCATCCAGACGTCGCATGCCGAGAAGCACGTGGTAACATGTTATCATTTGGCCTAA from Syngnathoides biaculeatus isolate LvHL_M chromosome 9, ASM1980259v1, whole genome shotgun sequence includes:
- the LOC133506713 gene encoding cdc42-interacting protein 4 homolog isoform X1, whose protein sequence is MDWGTDLWDQGEVIDKHTQAGLDLVERYIKFVKERTEIEQSYAKQLRSLSKKYAKKGSKDEQDCRFSNHAALQEILNELNDYAGQRELIAENMMTNICVELIKFLQDLKQDRKAHLSDAKRAQQNLESSFKHLESTKRRFAKEWAEAEKATQQAEKTENDANTTKIDVDKAKQHAHARTHTAEECRNDYAAQLQKYNKEQNHYYYTEIPQIFNKLQDLDERRIRRLAEGYCQFSDLEKKVQPIISKCLEGISAAGAKVDAKQDSVVFVEQHKSGFERPSDVEFEDYTQGIKAASSDSSHNLPKFRSKLWPISRKHKPPPAEDFSHLPPEQRKKRLQAKIDDVTRKLHMEQETSEALEKMKGVYEQNPNLGDPSTLEPKIAETAQNTGYLCGELAKFETWLSEVMGADECADAVRNNNNNNHTPNTIVTSPNQQNIYTEFDDDFDEFSQCTALYNFEGKSEGTISVTDGELLTVMEEDKGDGWLRVLRANGEEGFIPSSYVKLSS
- the LOC133506713 gene encoding cdc42-interacting protein 4 homolog isoform X2, which encodes MRFHVHFFCVCVQVVFRFLFSDCVCIYVLFFCCVFRLCVVIVCVEGPRLCVFPRSSMFSNHAALQEILNELNDYAGQRELIAENMMTNICVELIKFLQDLKQDRKAHLSDAKRAQQNLESSFKHLESTKRRFAKEWAEAEKATQQAEKTENDANTTKIDVDKAKQHAHARTHTAEECRNDYAAQLQKYNKEQNHYYYTEIPQIFNKLQDLDERRIRRLAEGYCQFSDLEKKVQPIISKCLEGISAAGAKVDAKQDSVVFVEQHKSGFERPSDVEFEDYTQGIKAASSDSSHNLPKFRSKLWPISRKHKPPPAEDFSHLPPEQRKKRLQAKIDDVTRKLHMEQETSEALEKMKGVYEQNPNLGDPSTLEPKIAETAQNTGYLCGELAKFETWLSEVMGADECADAVRNNNNNNHTPNTIVTSPNQQNIYTEFDDDFDEFSQCTALYNFEGKSEGTISVTDGELLTVMEEDKGDGWLRVLRANGEEGFIPSSYVKLSS